The Candidatus Accumulibacter similis genome has a segment encoding these proteins:
- a CDS encoding phage BR0599 family protein, protein MSYTTVEQSVADGSPIELYRFAQGTRHWCYTSSQLPVDHLSETYAPRTLTRGAIEQANEIHRNGLEITLPRDDPLGTLFLAAPPEGIVSVTIYRRHRADPEFITYWKGRVSAARFSGATVQLKCEPIATSLKRVGLRARYQLLCRHVLYSPSCGALRERFRVDGIVSSLGGTQLTVAAAATAADGYFTAGMLSAGVGLRMITAHSGSSLTLAAPLIGLAVGDAVSLLAGCDHSLGQCASRFDNLDQFGGFPFIPVKNPFTGDAIV, encoded by the coding sequence ATGAGCTATACGACCGTGGAGCAGTCGGTGGCGGATGGGAGCCCGATCGAGCTGTACCGCTTCGCGCAGGGAACCCGCCACTGGTGCTACACCTCGAGCCAGCTGCCGGTGGACCATCTGTCGGAAACCTATGCGCCGCGGACGCTGACCCGCGGGGCGATCGAGCAGGCGAACGAGATCCACCGAAACGGCCTCGAGATCACGCTGCCCCGCGACGATCCGTTGGGAACGCTGTTCCTTGCCGCGCCGCCCGAGGGGATCGTCAGCGTCACGATCTATCGCCGGCATCGGGCCGACCCGGAGTTCATCACCTACTGGAAAGGCCGGGTCAGTGCGGCGCGCTTCTCGGGCGCGACGGTACAGCTGAAATGCGAGCCGATCGCCACGTCGTTGAAGCGGGTCGGTCTGCGCGCGCGCTATCAGCTGCTCTGTCGGCACGTGCTGTACTCGCCGAGCTGCGGGGCGCTGCGCGAGCGGTTTCGGGTCGATGGGATCGTCTCCAGCCTCGGCGGCACGCAGCTGACGGTTGCGGCGGCGGCCACCGCGGCTGACGGGTATTTCACGGCCGGGATGCTTTCGGCAGGCGTGGGGTTGCGCATGATCACGGCGCACAGCGGGTCGAGCTTGACGCTCGCCGCGCCCTTGATCGGCCTCGCGGTCGGTGATGCGGTCTCGCTGTTGGCCGGCTGCGATCACTCGCTGGGGCAGTGCGCGAGTCGCTTCGACAACCTCGACCAGTTCGGCGGTTTCCCGTTCATCCCGGTGAAGAACCCCTTCACCGGCGACGCGATCGTCTGA
- a CDS encoding phage tail protein → MTNRAQILVTAIDQTRSAFASIQGNLRALTDHARSVNGLLGTLGVALSGAGFVAFIKGSIDAADELDELSQKAGISVEALSTLKLAAQHENVGAEAFATSLKRLSTAMFEAAAGSGENQRLFAALGITFRESTGELRATDQVLLDLATRFQAMPDGPEKSALAVKLFGKAGTDMIPFLNRGADGIRDLTAQFRELGGEISGETATRAAEFNDDLNLLRAALQGVAHGIAASVLPALGDLARGLVESAKNGGSLQAILDGVVLALKTLALGAAVTANGFLALGEAMGAGVAAGVARLKGNVSQAQTILGELETSLAARRDRVIQFHDRLFNPKPVDAKKPEVRPTGESIAGRLARSAGSPDTSGARLALIKANAEAELRLLQDSLKRAQEAYDRAFEDHLVSIRAFHAAKAQIAQAAIDAEIAAKQQELAEQTKGTTTGKDESARLRAKAEVKKLEAELIVLNRERADVEIESARKAAKAEADLAKELAQVRQRLAEIHGGAGGEITREKLTQEYQPLLDRLRAAGDQAGEAEVNRLIDVEAHLAELGRLESQFQSVMERMRIAEAELQVQREAGLLTESQMRQGLLTLHQQTAQEVEGLIPRMEALARATGSEEAINRVARLRVEVRGLATESDDVARRIDGAIEDGFVQLFESIGSGAKSAKEAFADFARSVLLAIQKIAAQKLVESLFGSLGKGSGGASLGGFIASLFGGRGLAAGGYVTGPGTSTSDSIPARLSAGEYVLQAAAVRTIGVSFLDALNGIARGPRVTAGRLAFAEGGLVEQLKPSAPAGAAQPSVRIVNVVDPSLAHDYLNSSAGERTLLNILARNAGAVKQVLA, encoded by the coding sequence ATGACCAACCGCGCCCAGATCCTCGTCACCGCCATCGACCAGACGCGTTCGGCCTTCGCGTCGATCCAGGGCAACCTGCGTGCACTCACCGACCACGCTCGCTCGGTGAACGGGCTGCTCGGCACCCTCGGCGTCGCCCTGAGCGGCGCCGGCTTCGTTGCGTTCATCAAGGGCAGCATCGACGCCGCCGACGAACTCGATGAACTGTCGCAGAAGGCCGGCATCAGCGTCGAAGCCCTGTCGACCCTGAAGCTCGCCGCGCAGCACGAGAACGTCGGCGCCGAGGCCTTCGCCACCTCGCTCAAGAGACTCTCGACGGCGATGTTCGAAGCGGCCGCCGGATCGGGCGAGAACCAGCGCCTCTTTGCCGCGCTCGGCATCACCTTCCGCGAGAGCACCGGGGAACTGCGTGCGACCGACCAGGTGCTGCTCGATCTGGCGACCCGTTTCCAGGCGATGCCGGATGGTCCCGAGAAGTCCGCGCTGGCGGTGAAGCTCTTCGGCAAGGCCGGGACCGATATGATCCCGTTCCTCAATCGCGGTGCCGACGGCATTCGGGACCTGACGGCGCAGTTTCGCGAACTCGGCGGCGAGATTTCCGGCGAGACGGCGACCCGGGCGGCCGAGTTCAACGATGACCTGAACCTCCTGCGCGCCGCATTGCAGGGTGTGGCCCACGGCATCGCCGCGAGTGTCCTGCCCGCGCTGGGCGATCTCGCCCGCGGACTCGTCGAGTCGGCGAAGAACGGCGGCAGCTTGCAGGCAATCCTCGACGGCGTCGTTCTGGCCTTGAAGACCCTGGCGCTGGGTGCGGCGGTGACCGCCAACGGCTTTCTCGCCCTGGGCGAAGCGATGGGGGCGGGTGTGGCCGCCGGCGTCGCGCGACTGAAGGGGAACGTCAGCCAAGCGCAGACGATCCTCGGCGAACTGGAGACCAGCCTCGCCGCGCGGCGCGACCGGGTGATCCAGTTCCACGACAGGCTCTTCAATCCGAAGCCGGTCGACGCGAAGAAGCCGGAAGTCAGACCAACCGGGGAATCGATCGCCGGGCGGCTCGCCCGGTCGGCCGGCAGCCCGGATACGAGCGGCGCGCGTCTCGCGCTGATCAAGGCGAACGCCGAAGCCGAACTCCGCCTCCTGCAGGACAGCCTCAAGCGGGCGCAGGAAGCCTACGACCGCGCCTTCGAGGACCACCTGGTCTCGATCCGTGCGTTTCATGCAGCCAAGGCGCAGATCGCCCAAGCGGCGATCGATGCCGAGATCGCCGCCAAACAGCAGGAACTCGCCGAGCAGACGAAGGGGACGACCACCGGCAAGGACGAGAGTGCTCGTCTGCGCGCGAAGGCCGAAGTGAAGAAGCTCGAGGCCGAGCTGATCGTCCTGAACCGCGAGCGTGCCGACGTCGAGATCGAGAGCGCCCGCAAGGCGGCCAAGGCCGAAGCCGATCTGGCGAAAGAACTCGCCCAGGTCCGGCAACGCCTGGCCGAGATCCACGGCGGCGCCGGTGGCGAGATCACGCGCGAGAAGCTGACGCAGGAGTACCAGCCGCTGCTGGACAGGCTTCGTGCGGCGGGAGACCAGGCAGGCGAAGCCGAGGTCAACCGCCTGATCGACGTCGAGGCGCATCTCGCCGAACTCGGGCGGCTGGAGTCGCAGTTCCAGTCGGTGATGGAGCGGATGCGCATCGCCGAAGCCGAACTCCAGGTGCAACGCGAGGCCGGCCTGCTCACCGAATCGCAGATGCGGCAGGGCCTCCTGACCCTGCACCAGCAGACCGCGCAGGAGGTCGAGGGTCTGATTCCCCGGATGGAGGCCCTGGCCCGCGCAACCGGATCCGAGGAGGCGATCAACCGCGTCGCGCGCCTGCGAGTCGAAGTACGGGGACTCGCAACCGAGTCCGACGACGTCGCCCGGCGCATCGACGGCGCAATCGAGGACGGCTTCGTGCAACTGTTCGAGTCCATCGGCTCGGGCGCGAAGTCGGCCAAGGAGGCGTTCGCCGATTTTGCGCGCTCGGTCCTCCTGGCCATTCAGAAGATCGCCGCCCAGAAACTGGTCGAGAGCCTCTTCGGCAGTCTCGGCAAAGGCTCGGGCGGTGCGAGTCTCGGGGGGTTCATCGCATCCCTCTTCGGCGGCCGTGGTCTTGCGGCCGGTGGCTATGTCACCGGTCCGGGTACCTCCACCTCCGACTCGATCCCGGCGCGCCTGTCGGCCGGCGAGTATGTGCTCCAGGCCGCCGCTGTGCGAACGATCGGCGTGTCGTTCCTCGACGCGCTGAACGGGATCGCTCGTGGGCCTCGGGTGACCGCAGGCCGCCTGGCCTTCGCCGAAGGCGGTCTCGTCGAGCAGCTCAAGCCGTCTGCGCCGGCCGGCGCCGCCCAGCCGAGCGTGCGCATCGTGAACGTCGTCGATCCGTCGCTCGCCCACGATTACCTCAACTCGTCCGCCGGCGAACGGACGCTCCTCAATATTCTCGCCCGCAATGCCGGAGCGGTGAAACAGGTGCTGGCGTAA
- a CDS encoding plasmid pRiA4b ORF-3 family protein → MATASKKPARTVFTLKIELVDSQPLIWRRIVISGHASFAVLHHVIQAAMGWHDAHLHEFRVGEQRIGVPDPEYDNPDRPTAIEKNVRLNRLLGTGSTFTYLYDFGDSWEHRLNVEQVKDAGDRHGDGWIARVESGERACPPEDAGGIEAYQDFLARWEHDPYGEETEGLRTWAGLDFDPARFDRLAANAAIDRMFWNRWVK, encoded by the coding sequence GTGGCCACCGCATCGAAGAAACCCGCACGAACCGTCTTCACCCTGAAGATCGAACTCGTCGACAGCCAGCCGCTCATCTGGCGCCGGATCGTGATCAGTGGTCATGCGAGCTTCGCCGTGCTCCACCACGTCATTCAGGCCGCGATGGGCTGGCACGACGCGCACTTGCACGAGTTTCGGGTCGGCGAACAGCGCATCGGCGTCCCGGACCCGGAGTACGACAACCCCGACCGGCCCACCGCGATCGAGAAGAACGTCCGCCTCAATCGCCTGCTCGGCACCGGCAGTACCTTCACCTATCTCTACGACTTTGGTGATAGCTGGGAGCATCGCCTGAACGTCGAGCAGGTGAAGGATGCCGGCGATCGTCATGGCGATGGATGGATCGCCCGGGTCGAGAGCGGAGAGCGCGCGTGCCCACCGGAAGATGCCGGCGGCATCGAAGCGTACCAGGACTTTCTGGCACGCTGGGAGCACGACCCCTACGGCGAAGAGACCGAAGGCCTGCGCACTTGGGCCGGGCTCGACTTCGATCCCGCGCGCTTCGACCGTCTGGCGGCGAATGCGGCCATCGACCGCATGTTCTGGAACCGCTGGGTCAAGTGA
- a CDS encoding major capsid protein, producing the protein MNNPFHTPAFSMAALTVAINLLPNRYGRLEALNLFPIKPVRQRQLIVEERNGVLNLLPTLPPGSPGTVGRRGKRTLRPFVVPHIPHDDVVLPEEVQGVRAFGSESEVETIAGVMARHLETMRNKHAITLEHLRMGALKGVILDADGSTLVDLFDEFAITPKTVNFALNVDTTNVKAKCAEVLRHVEDHLLGEFMSSIHCLVSPEFFEKLTGHPKVEKAYENWQQGAVLINDMRAGFTFGGLTFEEYRGQATDASGVSRRFIEAGEGHCFPQGTVDTFGTYVAPADFNETVNTLGQPLYAKQEPRKFDRGTDLHTQSNPLPMCHRPGVLVKLVMQ; encoded by the coding sequence ATGAACAATCCCTTTCACACGCCGGCCTTCTCGATGGCCGCGTTGACGGTGGCGATCAACCTGCTGCCGAACCGCTACGGGCGCCTGGAAGCGCTCAACCTGTTCCCGATCAAGCCGGTGCGCCAGCGCCAACTCATCGTCGAGGAGCGCAATGGCGTGCTGAACCTGCTGCCGACGCTGCCGCCGGGGTCGCCCGGGACCGTCGGGCGCCGCGGGAAGCGCACGCTGCGCCCGTTCGTCGTGCCGCACATCCCGCACGACGATGTGGTGCTGCCGGAGGAAGTCCAGGGCGTGCGGGCCTTCGGCAGTGAGTCCGAGGTCGAGACGATCGCCGGCGTGATGGCCCGGCATCTGGAGACGATGCGCAACAAGCACGCGATCACGCTGGAGCACCTGCGCATGGGAGCGCTCAAAGGCGTGATCCTGGACGCCGATGGGTCGACGCTGGTCGATCTCTTCGATGAGTTCGCCATCACGCCGAAGACCGTGAACTTCGCGCTGAACGTCGACACGACGAACGTCAAGGCGAAGTGTGCCGAGGTGCTGCGTCACGTCGAGGACCACCTGCTGGGCGAGTTCATGAGCAGCATCCACTGTCTCGTCTCGCCGGAGTTCTTCGAGAAGCTGACCGGCCATCCGAAGGTCGAGAAGGCGTACGAGAACTGGCAGCAGGGCGCGGTGCTGATCAACGACATGCGCGCGGGATTCACCTTTGGTGGGCTGACCTTCGAGGAGTACCGTGGTCAGGCGACCGACGCCAGCGGTGTTTCCCGTCGCTTCATCGAGGCCGGCGAAGGTCATTGCTTCCCGCAGGGCACGGTGGACACCTTCGGCACCTACGTCGCGCCAGCCGACTTCAACGAGACGGTGAACACCCTGGGGCAGCCGCTGTACGCCAAGCAGGAACCGCGGAAGTTCGACCGTGGCACCGACCTGCACACGCAGTCGAACCCGCTGCCAATGTGTCACCGGCCCGGGGTGCTCGTGAAACTCGTCATGCAGTGA
- a CDS encoding head decoration protein encodes MPALTEANNLGDLLKYEAPNLYSRDRVTVSAGQNLALGAVVGSVTATGQVKALDPSASDGTELPTGVLLGAVDARLADRPDGLIVARHAVVADTALVWPFGITPAEKNAALATLKSLGILARPSV; translated from the coding sequence ATGCCCGCCCTCACCGAAGCCAACAACCTCGGCGACCTCCTGAAGTACGAGGCGCCCAATCTCTACTCGCGTGATCGCGTGACCGTCTCCGCGGGCCAGAACCTGGCTCTGGGTGCTGTCGTCGGGTCGGTGACCGCGACCGGCCAGGTCAAGGCACTCGATCCGTCCGCCAGCGACGGGACCGAGCTGCCGACCGGCGTCCTGCTGGGGGCGGTCGACGCGCGTCTCGCCGATCGTCCCGACGGCCTGATCGTCGCCCGGCACGCGGTCGTGGCCGACACCGCGCTGGTCTGGCCGTTCGGCATCACACCTGCGGAGAAGAACGCCGCGCTCGCCACCCTGAAGAGCCTGGGGATCCTGGCTCGTCCCTCCGTCTGA
- a CDS encoding S49 family peptidase yields MPLVHLASRLYGTPLLLAQAKLDVLLAVLGARIGWPEPHAAVALPSPRVAPDAPPGIAVIPVYGTLVRRTLGLEAASGLTSYGEIGSLLDAAVANPEVTGILLDVDSPGGEAGGVFELGQRICSANAVKPVWAIAADSAFSGAYVLASAASRVYVTQTGGVGSIGVIALHVDQSARDAQQGYRYTAITAGEQKNDFSPHEPLHPAAHGRLQTEVDRLYGIFIDHVATMRDLDAAVVRATQAGLYFGPEALNAGLADGQGSFDEAVTDFGVFLAARRSPGRSLTAGRSLLASSLLSQEVSTMTDRITPDVPQQPAAPAAPTTSPDTRETPDAAAVQSAIDATRAEALAIAELCQLAGYPQRIVTFLAQGASAAEVRRALLAARAEGLEIDSRLAPDAPAREAHPDHNPLIQAVKKLTGKD; encoded by the coding sequence ATGCCGCTCGTACACCTGGCGTCCCGTCTCTATGGGACGCCGCTCTTGCTCGCTCAGGCCAAGCTCGACGTCCTGCTCGCCGTGCTCGGAGCGCGCATCGGTTGGCCCGAACCGCACGCAGCCGTCGCACTCCCTTCGCCGCGAGTAGCGCCCGACGCGCCGCCCGGCATTGCCGTGATTCCGGTCTATGGCACGCTGGTGCGCCGGACGCTGGGGCTCGAAGCCGCCTCGGGCCTGACGTCCTACGGTGAGATTGGGTCGCTCCTGGACGCCGCGGTGGCCAACCCCGAGGTGACCGGCATCCTGCTCGACGTCGACTCTCCCGGCGGCGAGGCGGGTGGGGTCTTCGAGCTCGGGCAACGAATCTGCTCGGCGAACGCCGTCAAGCCGGTCTGGGCGATCGCCGCCGACTCGGCCTTCTCGGGGGCCTACGTCCTCGCCTCGGCCGCCTCCCGGGTGTACGTCACCCAGACCGGCGGCGTCGGCTCGATCGGCGTCATCGCGCTGCACGTCGACCAATCGGCGCGCGATGCCCAGCAGGGCTACCGCTACACGGCGATCACCGCCGGCGAGCAGAAGAACGACTTCTCGCCGCACGAACCGCTTCACCCGGCCGCGCATGGCCGACTGCAGACCGAAGTCGACCGGCTGTACGGGATCTTCATCGATCACGTCGCGACGATGCGTGACCTCGATGCGGCCGTCGTGCGCGCCACCCAGGCCGGACTGTACTTCGGTCCCGAAGCGCTGAACGCCGGTCTGGCCGACGGCCAGGGCAGCTTCGACGAGGCGGTCACCGACTTCGGCGTGTTTCTGGCTGCTCGTCGTTCGCCGGGGCGCTCGCTCACGGCCGGCCGATCGCTCCTTGCTTCTTCCCTTCTCTCCCAGGAGGTTTCCACCATGACCGACCGCATCACCCCAGACGTCCCGCAGCAGCCCGCGGCACCAGCCGCACCCACCACGTCCCCCGACACGCGAGAGACGCCCGACGCCGCCGCCGTCCAGTCGGCCATCGACGCTACGCGCGCCGAGGCCCTGGCGATCGCCGAACTGTGCCAATTGGCAGGTTATCCGCAGCGCATCGTGACCTTCCTGGCGCAAGGAGCCAGTGCCGCGGAGGTGCGCCGCGCGCTCCTGGCGGCACGCGCCGAGGGTCTCGAAATCGACTCGCGCCTCGCTCCGGATGCCCCGGCTCGCGAAGCCCATCCCGACCACAACCCGCTGATCCAGGCGGTCAAGAAACTCACCGGAAAGGACTGA
- a CDS encoding phage portal protein, with amino-acid sequence MSFWTRIKASFASLPIYDGTGSGRRTLAWMPGNPGAIAALLSTQTELRAKSRDLVRRNPWAAAALDAFVANAIGTGIKPQSMVTDVVLRERLQALFRDWTEEADAAGLTDFYGLQALACRAMLEGGEALLRLRYRRIEDGLVVPLQLQVLEPEHLPVTLNTVAESGNVVRAGIEFNRLGQRVAYHLYRSHPEDGALSPMSGAGGLDTVRVPAGEIIHLYRPLRPGQIRGEPWLARALVKLHELDQYDDAELVRKKTAAMFAGFITRQSPEDNLMGEGLADAAGVALAGLEPGTLQILEPGEDIKFSDPADLGGSYSEFLRNQFRAVAAAIGITYEQLTGDLTGVNYSSIRAGLLEFRRRCEMLQHGVIVHQLCRPVWRAWLEQAVLAGRIDAPGFAREPRPYLTAKWIPQGWQWVDPQKEFNALKLAIRAGLTSRSEAISSFGYDAEDIDREIAADNARADALGLRFDSDPRYDNQNEPAVAPAPPPDPQES; translated from the coding sequence ATGAGCTTCTGGACGCGGATCAAGGCCAGCTTCGCGAGCCTGCCGATCTACGACGGCACCGGCAGCGGGCGGCGCACGCTCGCCTGGATGCCCGGCAACCCGGGGGCGATTGCCGCCCTGCTGTCGACGCAGACGGAACTGCGCGCCAAGAGTCGCGATCTCGTGCGCCGCAATCCCTGGGCCGCGGCGGCGCTGGATGCCTTCGTCGCCAACGCCATCGGCACCGGCATCAAGCCGCAGTCGATGGTCACCGACGTTGTTCTGCGCGAGCGCTTGCAGGCACTCTTCCGGGACTGGACCGAAGAGGCCGACGCCGCCGGACTCACCGATTTCTACGGCCTGCAGGCGCTCGCCTGCCGGGCGATGCTCGAAGGCGGTGAAGCGCTGCTCCGTCTGCGCTACCGCCGCATCGAGGACGGCCTGGTGGTCCCGCTCCAGCTGCAGGTGCTCGAACCGGAGCATCTGCCAGTCACGCTCAACACCGTCGCCGAGAGCGGTAACGTCGTGCGCGCCGGCATCGAGTTCAATCGGCTTGGGCAGCGGGTGGCGTACCACCTGTACCGTTCGCACCCCGAAGACGGAGCGCTGTCGCCGATGTCGGGTGCCGGTGGACTCGACACCGTGCGCGTGCCGGCCGGCGAGATCATCCATCTCTACCGGCCGCTGCGACCCGGCCAGATCCGCGGCGAGCCCTGGCTCGCACGGGCGCTGGTCAAGCTCCACGAACTCGACCAGTACGACGACGCCGAACTGGTGCGCAAGAAGACGGCCGCGATGTTCGCCGGCTTCATCACGCGCCAGAGTCCCGAAGACAACCTGATGGGCGAAGGCCTGGCCGACGCCGCCGGTGTGGCGCTCGCCGGGCTCGAACCCGGCACGCTGCAGATCCTCGAGCCCGGCGAAGACATCAAGTTCTCCGACCCGGCCGACCTCGGCGGCAGCTACAGTGAGTTCCTGCGCAATCAGTTCCGCGCGGTGGCCGCCGCGATCGGCATCACCTACGAGCAACTGACCGGCGATCTCACCGGGGTGAACTACTCCAGCATCCGCGCCGGCCTCCTCGAATTCCGCCGGCGATGCGAGATGCTGCAGCACGGCGTGATCGTGCACCAGCTCTGCCGGCCGGTGTGGCGCGCGTGGCTGGAGCAGGCGGTGTTGGCCGGGCGAATCGACGCGCCGGGGTTTGCCCGGGAGCCGCGCCCCTACCTCACGGCGAAGTGGATCCCGCAAGGCTGGCAGTGGGTCGATCCGCAGAAAGAGTTCAACGCCCTGAAGCTCGCCATCCGGGCGGGGCTCACGAGCCGCTCGGAAGCAATCTCGTCGTTTGGTTACGACGCCGAGGACATCGACCGCGAGATTGCCGCCGACAACGCCCGGGCGGATGCGCTGGGACTGCGGTTCGACAGCGACCCGCGCTACGACAACCAGAACGAGCCGGCGGTGGCTCCGGCGCCGCCACCCGATCCACAGGAATCCTGA
- a CDS encoding phage terminase large subunit family protein: MVEWDYDGALDIERVWREGLMPDPLLTVSEWADRHRMLSSKASAEPGRWRTSRTPYLKAIMDCLSPTSPVERIVFMKGAQLGATEMGNNWIGYVIHHAPGPMMAVSPTVDMAKRNSKQRIDPLIEESPVLAERIAPARSRDAGNTILAKEFRGGVLVMTGANSAVGLRSMPVRYLFLDEVDGYPTDVDGEGDAISLAEARTRTFARRKIFIVSTPTIAGASAIEREYEASDQRRYFLPCPHCGHRQWLRFEQLRWEKGRPETAAYVCESCEQPIAEHHKARMLEQGEWRALAPASGKTAGFHLSSLYSPIGWRSWREIAAAWESAVRQESGSSAAIKTFKNTELGETWVEEGEAPDWQRLLERREDYPIGRIPAGGLLLVGGADVQKDRIEASIWSFGRGKESWLVEHRVLMGDTARDTVWKQLGALINETWTHASGAQVPLARFALDTGFATQEAYAFVRACHDPRLMAVKGIARGAALIGTPTAVEVSLGGKRLRRGIKLFSVVGGIAKLELYNNLKKTPEVSEDGSTVRYPAGYVHLPKVDAEYLQQLCAEQLVTRRDRRGFAVREWQKMRERNDGLDALVYARAAAAAAGLDRFEERHWRELERQLGLAPPDEPRSTLPTPDPEATPSGGLAASGTRRTTRRVIRSRWLN, translated from the coding sequence ATGGTTGAATGGGACTACGACGGCGCACTCGACATCGAGCGAGTCTGGCGCGAAGGCTTGATGCCCGACCCGCTGCTCACCGTGTCCGAGTGGGCCGACCGCCACCGGATGCTCTCCAGCAAGGCCTCGGCGGAACCAGGCCGCTGGCGCACGAGCCGCACGCCGTATCTGAAGGCGATCATGGACTGCCTGTCGCCGACCTCGCCGGTCGAGCGGATCGTCTTCATGAAGGGCGCACAGCTGGGCGCGACGGAGATGGGCAACAACTGGATCGGCTACGTGATCCACCACGCGCCCGGTCCGATGATGGCCGTCTCGCCGACCGTCGATATGGCGAAGCGCAACTCGAAGCAGCGTATCGACCCGCTGATCGAGGAATCGCCGGTCCTGGCCGAGCGGATCGCGCCAGCCCGCAGCCGCGATGCCGGCAACACGATCCTGGCGAAGGAATTCCGCGGTGGCGTGCTGGTGATGACCGGCGCCAACAGTGCGGTCGGGCTGCGCTCGATGCCGGTCCGCTACCTCTTTCTCGACGAGGTCGATGGCTATCCGACCGACGTCGACGGCGAGGGCGATGCCATCTCGTTGGCCGAAGCCCGTACCCGCACCTTTGCGCGCCGCAAGATCTTCATCGTCTCGACGCCGACGATCGCCGGGGCGAGCGCGATCGAACGCGAGTATGAAGCCAGCGACCAGCGGCGCTACTTCCTGCCGTGCCCGCACTGCGGTCATCGCCAATGGTTGCGCTTCGAGCAACTGCGCTGGGAGAAGGGCCGGCCGGAGACCGCGGCCTACGTCTGCGAGTCCTGCGAACAACCCATCGCCGAGCATCACAAGGCGCGCATGCTGGAGCAAGGCGAGTGGCGGGCGCTGGCACCCGCGAGCGGCAAGACCGCCGGTTTTCACCTCTCCAGTCTGTACAGCCCGATCGGCTGGCGCAGCTGGCGGGAGATCGCCGCCGCCTGGGAGAGTGCGGTGCGCCAGGAGTCCGGTTCCTCGGCAGCGATCAAGACGTTCAAGAACACCGAACTCGGCGAGACCTGGGTCGAGGAAGGCGAAGCGCCGGACTGGCAGCGGTTGCTGGAGCGTCGGGAGGACTACCCGATCGGCCGCATCCCCGCCGGCGGCCTGCTGCTGGTGGGTGGCGCCGACGTGCAGAAGGATCGCATCGAAGCGTCGATCTGGTCCTTCGGCCGCGGCAAGGAGTCGTGGCTCGTCGAGCACCGCGTGCTGATGGGCGACACCGCCCGCGACACCGTCTGGAAACAGCTCGGCGCACTGATCAACGAAACCTGGACGCACGCCTCGGGCGCGCAGGTGCCGCTCGCCCGATTCGCGCTGGACACCGGCTTCGCGACGCAGGAAGCGTATGCCTTCGTCCGCGCCTGCCACGATCCGCGACTGATGGCGGTCAAGGGTATCGCCCGTGGCGCGGCCCTGATCGGCACACCGACGGCGGTGGAAGTGTCGCTGGGTGGCAAGCGGCTGCGTCGCGGCATCAAGCTGTTCTCGGTCGTTGGCGGCATCGCGAAGCTGGAGCTGTACAACAACCTGAAGAAGACGCCGGAGGTCTCCGAAGACGGGAGCACCGTGCGCTACCCCGCGGGCTACGTCCATCTGCCGAAGGTCGACGCCGAGTACTTGCAGCAGCTCTGTGCCGAGCAGCTGGTCACCCGTCGCGACCGCAGAGGCTTTGCGGTGCGCGAGTGGCAGAAGATGCGCGAGCGGAACGATGGTTTGGATGCCCTGGTTTACGCGCGCGCCGCCGCTGCCGCCGCCGGTCTCGACCGCTTCGAAGAACGGCACTGGCGCGAACTCGAACGACAGCTGGGTCTCGCGCCGCCCGACGAACCGCGCAGTACTCTGCCGACCCCGGACCCCGAGGCCACCCCCAGCGGTGGCCTCGCCGCTTCTGGGACCCGACGGACCACCCGGCGCGTCATCCGCAGCCGCTGGCTCAATTGA
- a CDS encoding elements of external origin: MGLSIRAYARHRGVSDTAVHKAIRAGRITPEADGTVDPDRADRDWARNSETPRAGTTRRAETVAVREPASEAATPTFAAGGTSLLQARTVNEVVKAQTNKVRLAQLKGDLIDRAQALAQVFKLARAERDAWLNWPARVSAQMASQLGVDPHDLHIALDGAVRQHLQELGELRPRVD, from the coding sequence ATGGGGCTGTCGATTCGCGCCTACGCCCGGCACCGTGGGGTTTCGGACACGGCCGTCCACAAGGCCATCCGCGCCGGGCGGATCACGCCGGAGGCCGACGGCACCGTCGATCCCGACCGCGCCGACCGGGATTGGGCGAGGAATTCGGAGACGCCCCGCGCGGGCACGACGCGACGGGCCGAGACGGTCGCCGTGCGGGAACCCGCAAGCGAAGCAGCGACGCCGACGTTCGCCGCGGGCGGCACGTCGCTGCTCCAGGCACGAACCGTCAACGAGGTCGTCAAGGCGCAGACCAACAAGGTGCGGCTGGCGCAACTCAAGGGCGACCTGATCGACCGCGCGCAGGCCCTCGCCCAAGTCTTCAAGCTGGCACGGGCCGAGCGCGATGCCTGGCTCAACTGGCCGGCGCGCGTCTCGGCGCAGATGGCCTCGCAGCTCGGGGTCGATCCCCACGACCTGCACATCGCGCTCGACGGCGCGGTGCGCCAGCACTTGCAGGAGCTGGGCGAACTTCGTCCGCGGGTGGACTGA